A window of Halomonas sp. GFAJ-1 contains these coding sequences:
- a CDS encoding glucokinase has product MRPALIGDIGGTNARLALVTPGGVTPHDILNLPCADYPGVIEAIQDYLARVGATGDNAPQEACLAFACPVHAERVKMTNNHWDFMKSDVQQALNLSLFKVINDFTAQALGVPHVGEDNLVEVQPGAAQSHSTRLVIGPGTGLGVAGVFPGQHAWIPLPTEGGHVTFAPTDTTERALLDVFLKRYQRVSVERILCGHGLLELYQAHCTLEGQVPRCETPAEVTQAANQGDAIATATLLRFLKILGDVCGDATLTMGARGGVYLCGGILPRLLEWLPKCELRASFVNKGRMGAYNADIPVWIVTHPWTGLLGAAEALHNEEVF; this is encoded by the coding sequence ATGCGACCGGCACTGATCGGCGATATCGGCGGCACGAATGCTCGCCTGGCGTTGGTCACGCCGGGCGGAGTCACGCCCCACGATATTCTGAATCTGCCCTGCGCCGACTACCCCGGCGTCATTGAAGCGATTCAGGACTACCTTGCCCGTGTAGGCGCAACGGGCGATAACGCCCCGCAAGAAGCCTGCTTGGCATTTGCCTGCCCGGTTCACGCCGAGCGGGTAAAGATGACCAACAACCATTGGGACTTTATGAAAAGCGACGTTCAGCAGGCGCTGAATTTATCGCTATTTAAAGTCATCAATGACTTCACCGCCCAAGCGCTGGGCGTGCCCCACGTGGGCGAAGACAACCTCGTGGAAGTGCAGCCTGGGGCTGCCCAGTCACACTCGACGCGTTTGGTTATTGGCCCCGGCACCGGTCTAGGCGTGGCCGGGGTATTCCCTGGCCAGCACGCCTGGATTCCGCTGCCCACCGAAGGCGGCCACGTCACTTTTGCGCCCACCGATACCACCGAGCGGGCGCTGCTGGATGTATTTCTAAAGCGCTACCAGCGGGTGAGTGTGGAACGCATTCTGTGTGGCCATGGGTTGTTAGAGCTGTACCAAGCCCACTGCACGTTAGAAGGCCAAGTGCCGCGCTGCGAGACGCCTGCAGAAGTTACCCAAGCGGCTAACCAGGGCGACGCCATTGCCACCGCCACCCTGCTGCGCTTTCTGAAAATTCTCGGTGACGTATGCGGCGATGCCACGCTGACCATGGGCGCACGCGGCGGCGTCTACCTCTGCGGCGGCATTCTGCCCCGCCTATTGGAGTGGCTGCCCAAGTGCGAACTGCGCGCAAGCTTTGTTAACAAAGGGCGCATGGGCGCGTACAACGCCGATATCCCGGTGTGGATTGTGACCCACCCCTGGACCGGCCTGCTGGGCGCCGCCGAAGCGCTGCATAATGAAGAAGTCTTTTAA
- a CDS encoding phosphogluconate dehydratase produces the protein MPGSTPLSSAPATLNETVAEVTQRIRERSAERRALYERRMADQHKRGVHRSELSCGNLAHGFAACSAQEKDSLKLMNSANLGIISSYNDMLSAHQPFETFPETIKAAARAMGSTAQFAGGVPAMCDGVTQGQPGMELSLFSRDLIAMAAAVGLSHNMFDAAIYLGVCDKIVPGLFISAARFGHLPAMFVPAGPMPSGLPNKEKARIRQLYAEGKVGREELLQAESDSYHSPGTCTFYGTANSNQLMMEVMGLHLPGTSFVNPGTEMREALTRYATEQTIRNTELGGEYRPFYKQIDERAIVNAVVGLLASGGSTNHTLHLIAMAAAAGITLNWDDFTDLSAVTPSIMKVYPNGQADINHFQAAGGMSYLFRELLGAGLLHGDIPTVFGTDLTAYTQEPFLEDGKVVWREGPENSLDEEVLRPVAAPFAATGGLTVMKGNLGRGVIKVSAVAEEHRVVEAPVKIFEDQNEMKAAFESGDLDRDVIVVVRFQGPKANGMPELHKLTPFLGVLQDRGFKVALVTDGRMSGASGKVPASIHMSPEALDGGPLAKLRDGDVVRLDANTGTLEAKVDAATWADRERVVANLDHYHVGLGRELFSGFRHLAMRGEEGAGSLGGFEADDLARQEGQILQEDA, from the coding sequence ATGCCTGGTTCAACTCCACTTAGCTCAGCACCCGCCACCTTAAATGAGACCGTTGCCGAGGTTACCCAACGCATTCGTGAGCGCTCTGCCGAGCGGCGTGCCCTCTACGAGCGCCGCATGGCCGACCAGCACAAGCGCGGTGTTCACCGCTCTGAGCTCTCCTGCGGCAATCTGGCCCATGGTTTTGCTGCCTGTAGCGCCCAGGAGAAAGACTCCCTGAAGCTGATGAACAGCGCCAACCTGGGGATTATTTCTTCATACAACGACATGTTGTCGGCCCACCAGCCGTTTGAAACCTTCCCGGAAACCATCAAAGCGGCCGCCCGAGCCATGGGTTCTACTGCCCAGTTTGCCGGTGGCGTGCCCGCTATGTGCGACGGCGTAACTCAAGGCCAACCGGGCATGGAACTCTCGCTGTTTTCTCGGGACTTGATCGCCATGGCCGCGGCCGTGGGGCTTTCTCACAATATGTTCGATGCCGCCATTTATCTCGGCGTGTGCGATAAAATTGTGCCTGGCCTATTTATCAGCGCCGCCCGCTTTGGCCATCTGCCCGCCATGTTCGTACCCGCAGGCCCCATGCCCAGCGGCTTGCCCAACAAAGAGAAAGCGCGCATTCGCCAGCTCTACGCCGAAGGCAAAGTAGGCCGCGAGGAGCTGCTGCAGGCGGAGTCCGACTCCTACCACAGCCCTGGCACCTGCACCTTCTACGGCACCGCTAACTCCAACCAGCTAATGATGGAAGTGATGGGCCTGCACCTGCCGGGCACCTCGTTTGTGAACCCCGGCACGGAAATGCGCGAAGCGCTGACCCGCTACGCCACCGAGCAAACCATCCGCAACACCGAACTCGGCGGCGAGTATCGCCCGTTCTACAAGCAGATCGACGAGCGCGCCATTGTGAACGCCGTGGTTGGCCTGCTGGCATCTGGCGGCTCTACCAACCACACCCTTCACCTGATTGCCATGGCGGCAGCGGCGGGTATTACGCTCAACTGGGACGACTTCACAGACCTTTCAGCGGTAACGCCCAGCATCATGAAGGTCTACCCTAACGGTCAGGCGGATATTAACCACTTCCAGGCAGCGGGCGGCATGAGCTACCTGTTCCGCGAGCTACTGGGCGCGGGCCTGCTCCATGGCGACATCCCCACCGTGTTTGGCACCGACCTCACCGCCTACACCCAAGAGCCCTTCCTGGAAGATGGCAAAGTGGTATGGCGTGAAGGCCCGGAAAACAGCCTGGACGAAGAAGTGCTGCGCCCGGTCGCTGCGCCCTTCGCTGCCACGGGCGGCCTCACCGTGATGAAAGGCAACCTGGGCCGTGGCGTGATCAAGGTTTCGGCGGTAGCCGAAGAGCACCGCGTGGTAGAAGCGCCGGTGAAGATCTTTGAAGACCAGAACGAAATGAAAGCGGCGTTTGAGTCGGGCGACCTGGACCGCGACGTGATTGTAGTGGTTCGCTTCCAAGGCCCCAAAGCCAACGGCATGCCCGAGTTGCACAAGCTGACGCCGTTCCTGGGCGTACTTCAGGACCGTGGCTTCAAGGTCGCACTTGTTACCGATGGCCGTATGTCTGGTGCGTCGGGTAAAGTGCCCGCCTCTATCCACATGAGCCCGGAAGCGCTGGACGGCGGCCCGCTGGCCAAACTGCGCGATGGTGACGTGGTTCGCCTGGATGCCAACACCGGCACCCTGGAAGCCAAAGTGGATGCGGCGACCTGGGCCGACAGAGAGCGCGTGGTGGCGAACCTAGACCACTACCACGTTGGCCTGGGCCGTGAGCTGTTCTCGGGCTTCCGCCACCTGGCGATGCGCGGTGAAGAGGGTGCAGGCTCGTTGGGCGGCTTCGAAGCCGACGACCTCGCCCGCCAAGAAGGCCAGATTTTGCAAGAGGACGCCTGA
- a CDS encoding multidrug transporter AcrB — protein sequence MNIAKLSIERPLNTWLIVLICFFGGLWGYNTVGKLEDPSFTIPNAIINTPYPGATAAEVEDEVTERLERAIQEMEQIDIIESKSLPGRSEIKVEVHSSYHSNQLPQIWDELRNKINDAQADLPSGVLGSQINDDFGEVYGLFYAVTADGFTTREIRDISTFLQRELLAVPGVARVTTAGEREETIYIDISNERLNTLGIPIEQVINTIQTENSVEHAGSLRIGDRQVRLVARSDIDSTALMEAIRIGRPGTTEQISLVDIADIYRQPSELPRHLIRYNGQSAFTIGIAGLANANIIEVGEAVEARMEELKSRIPLGVELHPLYEQHHVVNDAINDFLLNLLMSVAIVIGVLCLVMGWRVGVVVGSTLLLTVLGTLLFMGLLGIDMERVSLGALIIAMGMLVDNSIVVAEGMVSNIKRGERAKEAASKAANRTQLPLLGATVIGIMAFAGIGLSDDVTGEFLFSLFIVILVSLLLSWLLAITVTPLFGYYLLRKEETNSDNEASQQEDSSDEDPSKRELYGGLLYRAYRRLLILALRLRIITVSILVVVTAVCIWAFTHLPQSFFPQSTTPLFLVNVELPQGSDIRATANHAEEIEAYILEQEGVSSVASFIGQGATRFMLTYAPELPNSAYIQLMVRTEDIDVIPDLDRQFYRELNEAFPDAQVRTQRLQFGPGDGADIEARFQGPSPKILRELAAEAERRIAASPYLIDPRHNWRQQEMVVVPHINEERARIAGVSREDIAQALQFASSGARAGTYREGEHLLPIVVRPPLPERDDVALLQDRNVWSAAQQRFIPLSQVVTSFELQSEEALIQRRNRIRTLTVGADPAEGYTAAQAFDAIRGEIESIALPPGYRLEWGGEHEDSGEAQEGLARQLPISLLVMLLISILLFGKLKQPLIVWLVVPMSVCGVVIGLLVSGLPFSFTALLGMLSLSGMLMKNAIVLVDEIDGQINEGKARFTALIDASISRLRPVFLAAGTTILGMLPLLVDAFFNNMAVTIMGGLAFASLLTLVAVPTLYAMLFSIKSDEVES from the coding sequence ATGAATATCGCTAAGCTGTCCATTGAACGGCCTTTAAACACGTGGCTTATCGTCTTAATTTGCTTTTTTGGTGGCCTGTGGGGCTATAACACCGTCGGCAAACTCGAAGACCCCTCCTTTACCATCCCTAACGCTATTATTAATACGCCCTATCCTGGCGCTACCGCCGCCGAAGTGGAAGATGAGGTTACCGAGCGCCTTGAACGAGCTATCCAGGAAATGGAGCAGATTGACATTATCGAGTCGAAGTCACTGCCTGGACGCTCGGAAATCAAAGTAGAAGTGCACTCTAGCTACCATAGCAATCAGCTACCGCAAATTTGGGATGAGCTGCGTAATAAGATCAACGACGCCCAAGCTGACCTCCCAAGCGGTGTGCTCGGCTCACAAATAAATGACGATTTTGGTGAGGTTTACGGGCTATTTTATGCGGTAACTGCTGATGGTTTTACTACCCGCGAAATTCGCGATATATCAACCTTTTTACAGCGAGAACTGCTAGCTGTACCCGGCGTTGCTAGAGTCACCACCGCTGGCGAGCGTGAAGAAACGATTTACATCGATATATCAAATGAACGCCTCAACACCCTTGGCATTCCAATTGAACAGGTGATCAATACGATTCAAACGGAAAACTCCGTAGAACATGCAGGAAGCCTACGCATTGGCGACCGCCAAGTGCGCTTGGTGGCGCGCAGTGATATTGATAGCACCGCGTTAATGGAAGCCATACGCATAGGCCGCCCTGGTACAACAGAGCAAATCTCGTTAGTCGATATTGCCGACATTTATCGCCAACCAAGCGAACTGCCCAGGCACCTCATTCGCTACAACGGCCAAAGCGCGTTCACTATCGGCATTGCAGGTCTGGCCAACGCAAACATTATTGAAGTAGGTGAAGCCGTTGAAGCTCGCATGGAGGAGCTTAAGAGCAGAATCCCGCTTGGTGTAGAGCTTCACCCCCTTTACGAGCAGCATCATGTGGTTAACGATGCCATTAACGACTTCTTGCTCAACCTGTTGATGTCGGTGGCCATTGTCATTGGCGTGCTGTGTCTCGTCATGGGATGGCGGGTTGGCGTGGTGGTCGGCAGCACCCTGCTGCTTACCGTGCTAGGTACGCTGCTGTTTATGGGCCTGTTGGGCATCGATATGGAGCGGGTGTCACTCGGCGCGTTAATTATTGCCATGGGGATGCTGGTCGATAACTCCATCGTGGTTGCCGAGGGCATGGTCAGCAACATCAAGCGAGGCGAGCGCGCCAAAGAAGCCGCCAGCAAAGCCGCTAACCGTACTCAGCTACCGCTTTTAGGGGCAACGGTGATTGGCATTATGGCGTTTGCTGGCATAGGGCTATCAGACGACGTGACCGGTGAATTTCTTTTCTCACTGTTCATCGTTATTCTAGTTTCTCTGTTATTAAGCTGGCTACTTGCCATTACGGTTACGCCGCTATTTGGCTATTACCTACTGCGCAAAGAAGAAACAAACTCTGACAACGAAGCGAGCCAACAAGAGGACAGCAGTGACGAGGACCCTAGCAAAAGAGAGCTCTATGGCGGCTTGCTTTATCGGGCATACCGAAGGTTGCTCATACTTGCGCTGCGTTTACGCATTATCACGGTCTCTATATTGGTAGTGGTAACGGCTGTTTGTATATGGGCCTTTACGCATCTACCCCAGTCGTTCTTTCCACAGTCAACAACGCCGCTATTTTTAGTCAATGTTGAACTTCCTCAAGGCAGTGATATTCGTGCAACCGCCAATCATGCAGAAGAAATCGAAGCCTATATATTAGAGCAGGAAGGCGTCTCTTCAGTGGCTAGCTTTATTGGTCAGGGCGCAACCCGCTTCATGCTTACGTATGCCCCAGAACTGCCAAATTCCGCTTATATACAGTTGATGGTGCGTACCGAAGACATAGACGTTATACCGGATCTTGATCGCCAGTTTTACCGTGAACTCAACGAAGCGTTTCCTGATGCCCAGGTACGCACGCAGCGCTTACAGTTTGGCCCGGGCGATGGCGCGGATATCGAGGCTCGCTTTCAAGGGCCTTCGCCAAAAATATTGCGCGAGTTAGCAGCAGAGGCCGAACGTCGTATAGCTGCTAGCCCCTACCTAATCGACCCCAGGCATAATTGGCGCCAACAAGAAATGGTGGTAGTACCACACATTAACGAAGAGCGTGCTCGCATTGCGGGCGTATCTCGGGAAGATATTGCACAAGCGCTACAATTTGCCTCATCAGGTGCGCGTGCTGGCACTTACCGTGAAGGCGAACACTTACTGCCTATCGTTGTTCGGCCACCCTTACCCGAACGCGACGACGTAGCGCTACTTCAAGACCGTAATGTGTGGAGCGCCGCTCAACAGCGTTTTATCCCGCTTAGCCAAGTGGTGACCTCCTTTGAGTTACAAAGCGAAGAGGCACTGATACAGCGGCGCAACCGGATCCGCACTTTAACCGTTGGCGCAGACCCAGCAGAAGGCTACACGGCAGCGCAAGCCTTCGATGCCATTCGAGGGGAAATCGAGTCAATTGCCCTGCCACCCGGCTATCGGTTGGAGTGGGGTGGAGAGCATGAAGATTCTGGCGAAGCCCAGGAAGGGTTAGCGCGGCAGCTACCGATAAGTCTGCTAGTAATGCTACTCATCTCAATTCTGCTGTTTGGCAAACTAAAACAACCGCTTATTGTCTGGCTAGTAGTACCAATGTCAGTATGTGGCGTGGTGATCGGCCTGCTGGTCTCGGGCTTACCATTCTCTTTCACAGCGCTTTTGGGCATGCTGAGCCTATCTGGCATGCTAATGAAAAACGCCATTGTGTTAGTGGACGAAATAGATGGGCAGATCAATGAAGGCAAAGCGCGCTTCACTGCGCTGATAGATGCCAGTATCAGCCGTTTACGCCCCGTGTTCCTTGCCGCAGGCACCACTATTTTAGGTATGCTGCCACTGCTTGTAGATGCATTTTTCAACAATATGGCCGTCACTATTATGGGGGGCTTGGCGTTCGCCTCGTTACTTACCCTAGTGGCGGTTCCTACTCTTTATGCCATGCTGTTCAGCATAAAAAGCGACGAAGTAGAGAGCTAA
- a CDS encoding carbohydrate kinase produces the protein MTPVIAFGEALIDMLSSRLGDAKGPETFTPYAGGAPANVAVACARLNVPSQFLGMVGDDTFGHFLINELKSHGVDTHGVVLTKEARTALAFVSRDSSGERTFDFYRPPAADLLYRLEHLPHGVFEQPAIVHMCSNSLTDPEIADTTLAIAAMAKRAGCLVSVDANLRHNLWADGSADVWRVTELIDSAELVKVSLEELDYLRGDLPQDAWIAQRLAAGVKVVVITDGPNNVVLKGIGIDQTVTPPSVTAVDTTAGGDAFIGGLLAELSRYGLTDNWHQDSAFLTRAVDIACRCGAHAVTRPGAYAALPTHADIEALRSSAG, from the coding sequence ATGACGCCGGTGATTGCGTTCGGTGAAGCGTTGATTGATATGCTCTCTAGCCGCCTGGGTGATGCCAAAGGGCCAGAGACGTTCACCCCCTACGCAGGCGGCGCGCCTGCAAATGTGGCGGTGGCCTGCGCACGGCTGAACGTACCTAGCCAGTTCTTGGGCATGGTGGGTGACGATACCTTTGGGCACTTTTTGATTAATGAGCTGAAAAGCCACGGCGTGGATACCCACGGGGTCGTGCTTACCAAAGAGGCCCGCACGGCGCTAGCGTTTGTTTCTAGAGACAGCAGCGGCGAGCGCACCTTTGATTTCTACCGCCCACCCGCGGCCGACCTACTATACCGCCTGGAGCACTTGCCCCACGGCGTGTTTGAGCAGCCTGCCATTGTTCACATGTGCAGCAACAGCCTAACCGACCCAGAGATCGCAGACACCACCCTGGCGATTGCCGCCATGGCCAAGCGGGCGGGCTGCCTAGTGAGTGTGGACGCCAACCTGCGCCACAATTTGTGGGCGGATGGTTCAGCGGACGTATGGCGGGTCACCGAGCTGATCGACAGCGCCGAGCTGGTGAAAGTATCTCTAGAAGAGCTGGACTACCTGCGGGGCGACCTCCCGCAAGACGCGTGGATTGCTCAGCGGCTCGCCGCAGGCGTCAAAGTGGTGGTGATTACCGACGGCCCGAATAATGTGGTGCTCAAAGGCATCGGCATTGACCAAACCGTGACGCCGCCCAGCGTAACGGCAGTGGATACCACCGCCGGTGGCGATGCCTTTATTGGCGGTCTGCTCGCGGAGCTCTCCCGCTACGGCCTAACAGACAACTGGCACCAGGACAGCGCGTTTCTCACCCGCGCGGTAGATATCGCCTGCCGCTGCGGCGCCCACGCGGTCACCCGCCCCGGCGCTTATGCCGCCCTGCCCACCCACGCCGATATTGAAGCCCTGCGCAGCTCGGCAGGCTAG
- a CDS encoding aldo/keto reductase, with product MAAVTFNVPFVLGMMRLHEAQEMHQASHLADWIEARLEQGLHWFDHADIYGNGACETLFGQALRARPALAKRLNVVTKASIANDNPTPGSGKVKHYNASPDYLGRAIDDALGRLGVERLDHFLIHRPDLLMDAAATGRALDDAIEAGKIGAAGISNHLPSQWRRLQRHMHHPLQANQIELSIAHNAPLFDGSFDDLGADGHAPMTWSPLAGGQLMQGEVSRVLNRLAGELNSTPSALALAWLRTLPSRPAPVVGSIKPERIADMLNGPETLPREAWYELLEAARGHCVA from the coding sequence ATGGCTGCTGTAACGTTCAACGTGCCGTTTGTGCTCGGCATGATGCGCCTGCATGAAGCGCAAGAGATGCACCAAGCAAGCCATCTGGCCGACTGGATTGAAGCCCGCCTTGAGCAGGGTTTGCACTGGTTCGACCATGCCGACATCTACGGCAACGGAGCATGCGAAACGCTCTTTGGCCAAGCGCTGCGCGCCCGCCCGGCACTGGCTAAGCGGCTAAATGTCGTCACCAAAGCCAGCATCGCCAACGACAACCCGACCCCCGGTTCCGGCAAGGTAAAGCACTACAATGCCAGCCCGGACTACTTAGGCCGCGCCATTGATGATGCGCTGGGCCGCTTGGGCGTTGAACGCCTTGACCACTTTCTGATTCATCGCCCGGACCTGCTGATGGATGCCGCTGCCACGGGGCGCGCGCTGGATGATGCCATCGAGGCAGGCAAAATTGGCGCGGCGGGTATTTCTAACCACCTGCCCAGCCAGTGGCGCAGGCTGCAACGCCATATGCATCATCCGCTTCAGGCCAATCAAATTGAGCTGTCGATTGCCCATAACGCACCGCTGTTTGACGGCAGCTTTGACGACCTGGGGGCCGATGGCCACGCGCCCATGACGTGGTCTCCGCTGGCGGGCGGCCAGTTGATGCAGGGCGAGGTTAGCCGCGTGCTGAACCGTTTAGCAGGCGAGCTGAACAGCACGCCCAGCGCGCTGGCGCTGGCATGGCTGCGTACGCTGCCCAGCCGCCCTGCTCCCGTAGTAGGCAGTATCAAACCAGAGCGTATTGCCGACATGCTGAATGGCCCGGAAACGCTGCCCCGAGAAGCCTGGTATGAACTATTAGAAGCCGCCCGCGGCCACTGCGTCGCTTAG